The Cellulophaga sp. RHA19 genome includes the window AGAAGATCAAGAAAAATTTGTTGAGCTTAAAAACGAAGAGTTTAAAGAGGTAGAGTATGAGGTAGACCGTACCACTGCTGTTGTAAACGTTGCTAATACTGATATTGAAAACGGAGGTTTGCAAAACGGTATTAATTTTGTAAACATTTTTAAAGCTTTAACCAAGTCTCTAAAGAAGAAAAATCCTAATGCAAAAATACCAGAAATTAAACTTAGTAGAGTTTTAAGGCAAGTTTATGAGGACGATTTTTTTGTAACCGATTTAGGTATAAAGCAAGATAAGATAGATAACTTTTTACAGTATTGTGATGATAAAATACCATCGCAAACCTTGTTAAAAAAGTCAAACGAATTTCAGCTGATAGATTTTTTAGTTACTCACAGTAAAGAATATAAAAAATTATAACGGTTGAAGAAATACGTATTTTTTTTAACTTTTATAAGTGTCTGTTTTTATGCAAACGGACAAGATATACTCTACAAAGCTGTTAAAGGCGCTGTAGTAAGTAAAGCGCAAGAGGTAAATGGTGTATATGTAATTAACACTACCAGTGGACAAGCAACAATTACTAGTGCCAGAGGCTATTTTGTAATGCCAGCCAAAGAAAAAGATACTTTAATTTTTTCTGCTGTACAGTTTAAAAAGAAACAGCTAATTGTTACCCGAGAAATTTTAGAAAAAAAGACCAATCTAATTTATTTAGAAGAAACTTTAGAAGAGTTAAACGAGGTTGTTTTAGATAACAGAACCTTTGTAACTGCTAAAAGTTTAGGGTTGCCAAATGCAGATGCTGTGGTATTACCACAAAGTGAGCGTTTGTTGCATGATGCAGATCACGGACCAATGTTTGGTGGTTTAAGTTTAAATATGAACAAGCTTTTAAATGCCATAAGCGGCCGTACTAAAATGCTAAAAAAGCGTGTTGCCAGAGACAGGAGATATGCACAAAGTCAGCAAATGCGTAACTCTTATGCAGATTCTGTTTTTATAAAAGATTTAAGTATTCCTAAAGACCGTATAGAAGAGTTTATGTTGTATTGCGAGGTAGATAATGAGTTTACTTCTGTGTCTAAAGAAAAAAACGATTTTATTATTTGGGACTTTTTAACTCGCAAAAGTATAGCCTTTTTAAAGGAAGATGATGTAGATACAGAGGATAACAGCAAATAAATTAACCATACTATTTTTTATATGAGGTACGTATATACTTTTTTGTTTTTAGTTTTAATTGCGCAACAAACCAATGCGCAGCAAAAAATAGAAATACTAAAGGGGCGTATTGTAAGTAAGTCACAAGAAGTAGTTGGTGTTTATGTATTAAATAAAACAAATAAAAAGGGTACAATTACGTCTAAGAGCGGAAATTTTTCTATTCCTGTACACTTAAAAGATACAATAGAGTTCTCTGCTGTGCAGTTTAAAAACAAACAAATTATAATCACTCAAAAAATTCTAGACTATTCATCGTTTTTAGTAAACTTAGATGAAACTTTAGAAGAATTAGATGAGGTTGTTTTAGATAACAGAACATTTATAACAGCCAAGAGTTTAGGCTTGCCAAATGCAGATGTAAAAGTATTGTCTTTAACAGAAAGAGAATTATTTTCTGCAAACAACGGTAATAATTACTTGAGTATAGATCCGCTAATAAACTTTTTAAGTGGACGCACAAAAATGCTTAAAGACCGTATAAAAAGAGATGATATATACGCACGTAGCAAAGAGCTGCGCACTAGTTATGTAGATTCTATATTTTCTAAAAATTTAAAAATACCAATAGATAGGATAGAGGAGTTTATGCTGTATTGCGAGTACGATCCTAGATTTAAAGGTATTACCAAAAATAAAAATGAACTTGTTGTTTGGGATTTTTTACGACAGAAAAGTGAATTATTTTTAAAATTTAAATAAGATAGATATGACTCGTTTTCAACTTTTATTGTTTTTTGTATTTGTAGTTCAGTTTAGTACAGCACAAGAGCTAAAAGTTAAAACGTTAAAAGGAAACGTAGTTAGTAAAGAGCAAGAGGTTGTTGGCGTTTATGTATTAAATAAAACAAGTAACAAAGGGTCTATAACTAATGAAAATGGAGGTTTTTCTATCCCAGTTAGTTTACAAGATACTTTGTTGTTTTCTGCTGTGCAGTTTAAAAATAGGGAGATTATTATCACCCAAAAAATACTAGATTTTAAAAACTACATCATCAATTTAGACGAAACTTTAGAGGAGTTAGATGAGGTTGTTCTGGACCAAAGTACACAAGTAACAGCAATGAGTTTAGGTTTTGTTCATGCAAACGTAAAAACGTTAGAATTAGCAGAAAGGGAATTAATTTCTGGTAAAACTATGTCTTTTGATGGTATTAAAAACTCATTAGATCCGGTTATTAATTTTGTAAGCGGGCGTACAAAAATGTTAAATGAGCGTGTAACCAGAAACAAGCGTTACGCTACAGGACAAAAAATGCAGCATAAGTATTTAGACTCTATAACTGTTACCAAGCTAAAAATACCAAAATCAAGACTACAAGAATTTGTATTGTATTGCGAGCAAGATGAGGATTTTGATGCCTTTATGTTGCAAACCAATGATGTTTTTATAAAAGCTTTTTTTAAAATGAAAAGTAAAACTTTTTTAACATTAAAAGAAGAGGGTAATGAATAGACTTTCGTTTTTTATTGTTTTAATTTTTGTAGTAACGTCTATTGTGGCACAGAAAAAGCAGGTAGATTTAAAAGGTACTGTAACTAGTACAACAGAAGAAGTCGTTGGTGTGTATGTATTAAATAGAACCACAGAAAAAGGGACAATAACCAATTTAAATGGCTATTTCTCTATTCCGGTTCGTGTAAAAGATACCTTAGAGTTTTCTGCAGTTCAGTTTGCAAATAAAGTTGTAGTTGTTACAGAAAGTATGTTAAAAACTAACAACTATATAGTGCCTTTGTACGAGTCTGTAACAACCTTAAATGAAGTTGTAGTAAAGCCTTTTAATTTGTCTGGAGACTTATCTACAGACTTAAATAATTTACCTTTAAAACCAGTGGTAGATGGTAGGTCATTGGGGTTGCCTAATCAAAATGTAAAAACACTATCTTCAGATGAACGTGCACTGTATACATCAATGTCTGGCGGATCAATTTTATCTTTAATAAATGCAATAAACGGGCAAACCAAATTATTAAAGAAAAGAGTAGAGCGTAACCGTAGATACCAGAAAACTATGCGCGTTAAAAGATATTATGCAGACTCTTTATTTGTAAATGAATTAAAGATAGAAAAGGATAAGATAGACTTGTTTATGTGGTATTGTGAGTTTAAAGATGATTTTCAGGTTGTGATAAATACCAAAGACCAATTAAAAATTTGGGCTTATTTACGTAAAATGAGTGTAGAGTTTAAAACGGAAAAATAGAGTATTCATCAAACTAAATAATCCAATTGCGTTCTATAATTTGGCACGCCAATTGCTTACTTTTGGTGATTGTAAATTACACATTATGCTTAAAAAAAGATTTTTATTATTGTTGTTACCCCTTTTTGCTTTTGTTGCCATACATAAATATTATGTTAGTGTTACTAGTGTTAAGTATTCTGATAAAGAACACACTTTGCAAATTACGTCTAGAGTATTTATAGATGATTTTGATGAACTTTTAAAACAGCGATACGATGTAAAATCTAACTTGGCAACTAAAAACGAGAACCCTTTAGCTGAAGATTATATTAAAAAATACATGAAGCAAAAGTTTCATATTTATGTAAACGGAAAAGAAGTTGAGGTTACTTATTTAGGAAAAGAGTATGACGTAGATAATGTTGTTATGTATTTAGAAGTACAAAATATAAAGCTAGAAGACTTAAAAACCATTGAAGCAGAAAGTACAGTGCTTACAGATATTTATGAGGAACAAAAGAATATAGTGCACTTTAAGTTCTTAAAAAATAAGAAAAG containing:
- a CDS encoding carboxypeptidase-like regulatory domain-containing protein translates to MRYVYTFLFLVLIAQQTNAQQKIEILKGRIVSKSQEVVGVYVLNKTNKKGTITSKSGNFSIPVHLKDTIEFSAVQFKNKQIIITQKILDYSSFLVNLDETLEELDEVVLDNRTFITAKSLGLPNADVKVLSLTERELFSANNGNNYLSIDPLINFLSGRTKMLKDRIKRDDIYARSKELRTSYVDSIFSKNLKIPIDRIEEFMLYCEYDPRFKGITKNKNELVVWDFLRQKSELFLKFK
- a CDS encoding carboxypeptidase-like regulatory domain-containing protein, which translates into the protein MTRFQLLLFFVFVVQFSTAQELKVKTLKGNVVSKEQEVVGVYVLNKTSNKGSITNENGGFSIPVSLQDTLLFSAVQFKNREIIITQKILDFKNYIINLDETLEELDEVVLDQSTQVTAMSLGFVHANVKTLELAERELISGKTMSFDGIKNSLDPVINFVSGRTKMLNERVTRNKRYATGQKMQHKYLDSITVTKLKIPKSRLQEFVLYCEQDEDFDAFMLQTNDVFIKAFFKMKSKTFLTLKEEGNE
- a CDS encoding carboxypeptidase-like regulatory domain-containing protein, with translation MNRLSFFIVLIFVVTSIVAQKKQVDLKGTVTSTTEEVVGVYVLNRTTEKGTITNLNGYFSIPVRVKDTLEFSAVQFANKVVVVTESMLKTNNYIVPLYESVTTLNEVVVKPFNLSGDLSTDLNNLPLKPVVDGRSLGLPNQNVKTLSSDERALYTSMSGGSILSLINAINGQTKLLKKRVERNRRYQKTMRVKRYYADSLFVNELKIEKDKIDLFMWYCEFKDDFQVVINTKDQLKIWAYLRKMSVEFKTEK
- a CDS encoding DUF6702 family protein, with the translated sequence MLKKRFLLLLLPLFAFVAIHKYYVSVTSVKYSDKEHTLQITSRVFIDDFDELLKQRYDVKSNLATKNENPLAEDYIKKYMKQKFHIYVNGKEVEVTYLGKEYDVDNVVMYLEVQNIKLEDLKTIEAESTVLTDIYEEQKNIVHFKFLKNKKSVVLTRGNNKGMLKF